The nucleotide window TTCACTGACTTGATCCTTGCGAAACCACGAGCGCGGAAGAAAGTCTATTCGAGGTTGAGGTCGTCACGTATTCCTAGCCCAATGTGTGAGCCGCCAGAATCAGGGCAGCGTATATGCACGCATAGATCAAAGCGGTCAACAGGAGAGCCTTTTTGAACGTGCGCTTTTCCCATTCTTTGTCTCGAGCCGGACACGTGAATTCGTCTAGATTCGCCTCGTAACTGATCCGTCTAGTGCAATCGCGATCCGTAACATATTGAGGAACCAACGCAAAGAAGAAGCTTATGACCGCTGCGATTATGCCGCCCGCCGTGCCACCCCCCGCAGTTACCGCGACCACAAAGCCTGTTAGTGACCACAGGATCGCCAGCGCCATGAATCGCAAGAAATTCTCGGGTAGTCGTTCCCAGTTCTGGTCGAAGATTGCCGCATCTTTCAGGAAGGAAAGCAGCTCTTCTTGGTCATAGCGGTGCTGGAGGCCGCGCTTATCCAGTTCGCGCTTCAGGTCCAGGATAAGCTCCCCGGCATTTTCGATGATCGTCGAGAGTTGAACTGCGTTGTCACTCGTGATGATTCTCACGCGGCTACGTCCGAGTCGCTTTCTCTGGCTGTCTATTCGATCTATGTCATTGTAGCGAAGATACTTGAAATCTTCCCCATTCGTCCAGACTAACTCGTTCTCGTACAAGGTAAAACAAGAACCTTCATATCCGTAGCGGAAATACCCAATTGCGGCATAAATGAGCATTACGAAGGCTCCTGCCGCATATATGATCGCGCCCATCAAAGCGTCTGAAGGCGCGTTCGGCGAGACAGGAAGGGATACAAGTAACACGGCCTTGAATGCAAATAGCAGTCCCGCGGCAAATGGCAGCTTATACAGAACCCATCGCACGTGCTTTCGATATCTGTAAGTCTGCGGCATGTGTGCTGCTCCACGTTCGGAAAGAGATGTGCCTTCTGTCGCTTCCCTGCACACGAATGTAGAGAACCAAAGCCCCCGTGAATCTATCGGACAAACTCGACTAACCCTGAACGCTACACCAACTGAATCAATACTACGGCCTGCGCGCTGATGGCTTCGCCACGGCCTTCGGGCCCGACGTGTTCATTCGTCTTGGCTTTGACTGAGACGAACGGCGTGTCCAAACTCAAAGCTGCGCTTAATGACGCACGGATTCGGTCGATGTGAGGGTTGAGCTTGGGAAGCTGGGCAACCACCGTGCTGTCTACATTGACGGGCCGATACCCTTCTCGTCGCACCATCGCCACGACTTCCTTCAGCAGAAAGATGCTGTCCGCGTCTTTGTATTTTGGGTCGGTATCGGGGAAGTGCTGGCCGATGTTGCCTAAGGCAGCCGCACCCAGCAGCGCGTCGGTGATGGCATGCGCCAACACGTCCGCATCGGAATGTCCGGAAAGGCCCTTTTCGAAGGGTATGGTGACGCCACC belongs to Candidatus Hydrogenedentota bacterium and includes:
- the ispF gene encoding 2-C-methyl-D-erythritol 2,4-cyclodiphosphate synthase, whose protein sequence is MIRIGTGYDLHRLVEGRPLILGGVTIPFEKGLSGHSDADVLAHAITDALLGAAALGNIGQHFPDTDPKYKDADSIFLLKEVVAMVRREGYRPVNVDSTVVAQLPKLNPHIDRIRASLSAALSLDTPFVSVKAKTNEHVGPEGRGEAISAQAVVLIQLV